In the genome of Streptomyces sp. NBC_00433, the window GTCGGGATGGCGGCCTGGTTGGCGCGCTCCAGCGACGCCGCCACCTCGCCGGTCGCGGTCTCGGCGTCCTCCAGCCAGTATTCGAAGCCGCTGTGCACCTCGGGCACGAAGGGCGCGTCCAGGTCGAGCAGGTCCTGCAGCCGCGGCCCGTCGGGCGCGGGCCTGCGCCCCTCCACCGGATTGCCCGGCTCGGCAACGAGCGCCCGGGTCAGGGTGTCGGCGAGGTCGCGGCTGATGTCGCCGGAGGCGGTGTCGCTCTGCAAGCCGAGCAGGACCGCGCCCGTGTCGCGGCGCAGACCGGGCCAGGCCATCGGCAGGACGGTGCCGAGGGTGACCGAGGGCACTCCCTCGGGCAGCTGCTCCTTCAGGGTGAGCGCCACGGTCGCGGCCGGCACCAGTTCGCGCAGCGCCACCCAGTCGCACTCGCTCGGCAGCCCCTCGAAGGGGCGACGGACCAGCTCGGTCACGGCGTGCGCCGCCTCACGGCCGTGGCAGGCCTTGTAGCGGCGGCCCGAGCCGCACGGGCAGGGCTCGCGCGCACCGACCACCGGCACGGCCGCTCCCTCCGCGGTCCTGGCGGCCTGTGCGGCCCCCTTGCTCCTGGTGGCGGTCGCGCGCTTCTTGGCCATGGCTCGGTCTCTCCCGTTGCGGCGGTATTCCGGTCCGCGAGCCTAGCGCCCGGCGGGGCCACCGCCCGACCACGACGGGCGGGGGCGGGCATACGGCCTGCGACCGTATCCGCGACCGGCTCGCTCGACGACCCGCCCGCTCGCCCCCGGCCGCCGATGCCTGCGGTCGACTCGGTGCGGCCTGCGTACATTGCCGGTGCGCGTCGCCGACTCCCGCGGCCGCGTACATTGCCGCGCCCGGTGCGTCCGGTGCGCCCCGTCCTCCCGGCCGTCCGGGCTCAGCTCAGGTCGTCCAGCGACTCGGCCAGGTCCAGCGGAAGGTCCAGCGGGATGCCGCGCGGCAGGCCGATGCCCGTACCCCCGGTGCCGAGGTCGTCGCGGCGGGCGTGCCGGCCGCGGACCGCCAGCAGCGCCCAGACGGTGACCTCGCCGGGCGCGTCGTCCCGTACACCCCAGCGCAGCGCCAGATTGCCCACGATGCCGAGCCCCCGGCCGCCGTGCGCGGTCAGCGAGGGGCTGGAGGGGCGCGGCCTGGTGGGGCCGCCGCCGTCGGTGACCTCGACCTTGAGCAGTCCGTCCGTCCCGATGGCCCAGCCGGCCCGCATGCCGCACTCCTGCCGGGGGGACCGCGGGCCCGAGCCGCCCGGACCTGCCGTGCCGGGCACGGCTTCGTACATTGCGCCGGACAAGGTCTCGCCCCCGTCGCCCGGGTCGCCGAGCGGGCGGGCGTGCCGGCAGGAGTTGCTGAGCAGCTCGGAGAGGATCAGCACCGCGTCGTCGATCACCGTTTCCGGGACGTCCTGCGCGTGCAGGTCGCTGCGCATTCGCCTGCGTGCTTCCGCGACGCCGGTCGGACCATGGGGCAGGGCCATGGTCGAGGACGTCGGCACCTCTTGTGCGACCACCAACGACACCCCCGTGACCTCCTTCACCCCACGCCACGGGATGGATGCCCTCTGGAACTCGACCGGAAACAGACCAACCACGATCTCTTGACGCACTCCATACGCGCGCCGGTCGCCCCCACGTCATATACGCATGCCATGGGCACGCGACGCCCGCTCACGCCCCGCGGCAATGTCAGCGGCCTGACCCGTCCAGGCTGCTCAGCTGGGCCAGCACCTGCCGCGGCCGGTTGGTGATGATCGCGTCCACCCCGAGCCGTGCGCACAACTCCACGTCGGCCGGGTCGTCCACCGTCCACACATGAACGCGATTTCCGGCCCGATGCAAACGCGCCACATAGCCGGGATTCGCCCGCACAATGCGCATGCTCGGTCCGGCGACCCGCACTCCGGCGGGCAACCGCCCGTCCCGGTGCCGCGGCGACACGTACTGCATCAGATAGACGGTCGGCAGCGCCGGCGCCGCCAGCCGTACCCGGCGCAGCGAGCGTGACGAGAAGCTCATCACCCGCACCTGGGAGGCCTCACCGGGCGGCGCGGGCCGGTCGAGCCCGAAGCGGTGCAGCAGGTCGATCAGCCGCTCCTCCACCTGCCCCGCCCAGCGCGTCGGGTGCTTGGTCTCGATCGCCAGCTCCACCCGCCGGTCGGTGTCCGCGACCAGTTCGAGCAGCCGCCGCAAGGTGAGGACCCGGCTCCGCTCGGCCAGGTCGTGGCGCTCGGGCGTCTCGGGGTCGGCGTGCTGGCCCTTCCACGAGCCGAAGTCGAGCGCCGCGAGGTCGGCCAGCTCCAGCGAGGAGACGGCGCCGCGGCCGTTGGACGTACGGTTCACCCGCCAGTCGTGCACGCAGACCAGCTCACCGTCCGCGGTCAGCCGGATGTCGCACTCCAGGGCGTCGGCGCCGTCCTCGATGGCTTTCCGGTACGCCGCGAGCGTATGTTCTGGTACATCCTCGGAAGCACCCCGATGGGCGACGACCTGGACAGGTCGCCCGACTGGGTACGCCTCCGGGACCGCGCGCGCATGTGTCATCGGTTCATGGTGCCACCGCCTCGCCGGCGGCCACGCGAACCAGCCCCTGTGCACGCGCCACGGACATGCACAGCTACCGCTTACGGCGGTCCGACACGCCGTGGGAAATGCTGTGTTCGGCCCACCACCCTGTCCTGACCCCGAGGAGAAACGCTGTGAGCACCGAGAACGAAGCCGGATCCGTCCCGGCTGCGGAGTCGGCAGCGACCGCGCCCGACGGTTCCGGGCCCGACGGTGCCTCGGCGGCACAGGCCCCCGTTCCTCCGGCCGCCCCGCCGGCGCCCGCGGCGCCTGCCGCATACGACACGCCTGCCGCGCCGGCCGCCGACGCGCCCCGGACCGAGGTCCTTCCCGCGCAGGCGCCCCCGCCGGTCGGCCCGCCGTCGCCGTACGGCCCGCCCCCTGCCGCGCTCACCCAGCAGCTCCCGTCGCCCGCGCAGCAGCCGTCGGCGCCGCCGGTGCCGACCGCCGCGCCGTACGGGCAGAGCGGGTACGAGGCGCCGAAGCCGGCCGCGTACGACCCCCCCGCGGCCCCCCGGCAGCCCGTCCACGACGCCGCTCCGCAGGCCGCGCCCGCGCCCGTCGTACCGGCCCAGGCGCAGCCGTACGCGCAGCAGCCGGCATACGGCGCCGAGCAGCCCTCCCCGTACGGCGGCCACGGCCAGGAGCAGGCCCCGCAGGACCCCTACGCCGTACCGGCCACCCCGGCGTACGCCGCCGGCGGCCAGCACCCGCAGACCCAGCCCGGCTACGGCGGCGGCGGCCCCGAGGGCCCGGTCTGGGGCGCACCCGTGCCCACGCCGCCGGAAGGCGGCCCCAAGCGCCGCGGGATCGGCGGCCTGGTCGCCGCGGTCCTGGTGGCGGCACTCGTCGCCGGCGGCGTCGGCGGCGGCATCGGCTACTGGGCGGCCGAGCACAACGACGACAACAACGCCACGTCGTCCACCACCGTCTCCGACTCCAGCAGCCAGAAGGCGCTCAACCGTGCGCCCACCTCGGTCGCCGGCATCGCCAGCAAGGCGCTGCCCCGCGTCGTCACCATCAAGGCCAGCGGCAGCCAGGAGAGCGGCACCGGCACCGGCTTCGTCTACGACACCCAGGGCCACATCCTCACCAACAACCACGTCGTCGCCCCCGCCGCCGACGGCGGCAAGCTCACCGTCACCTTCTCCAACGGCAAGACCTACGACGCCTCGGTAGTGGGCCGCGCCCAGGGCTACGACGTGGCAGTGGTCAAGCTGAAGAACGCCTCCGGCGTCACGCTCACCCCGCTGCCGCTCGGCAATTCCGACCAGGCCGCGGTCGGCGACGCCACCATCGCCATCGGCGCCCCCTTCGGCCTGTCCGGCACCGTGACCACCGGCATCGTCAGCGCCGTCCACCGCCCGGTCGCCTCCAGCGACGGCCAGGGCGCCGCGGCCTCCTACATGAGCGCCATCCAGACCGACGCCTCCATCAACCCGGGCAATTCCGGCGGCCCGCTGCTGAACGCCAACGGCGCCGTCATCGGCATCAACTCCGCCATCCAGCCCGGCGGCACCGCCCAGCCCGGCACCCAGGGCGGCAGCGTCGGCCTCGGCTTCGCCATCCCGATCAACCAGGCCAAGCGCGTCGCCGACGAGCTGATCAGGACCGGCCAGCCGGTCTACCCCGTCATGCAGGTCAGCCTCGACGGCCAGTACCAGGGCGACGGCGCCAAGATCGGCGGCACGAGCGACGCCGTCACCGCCGGCGGCCCCGGCGCCGCGGCGGGCCTCAAGCCCGGCGACGTGATCACCGAGTTCGACCACACGATCATCGACAGCGACGAGACCCTGATCGGCGAGATCTGGCAGCACCAGCCCAAGGACAAGGTCACGATCACCTACACCCGCAACGGCACGTCCCACACCGCCACCGTCACCCTCGGCTCCCGAGTAGGCGACACCCCCCAGTAAGCTGTCCCCGCACGCCGAGGCCCCCACCCGGGCCCCGGCACTGCGTGGAGGCTTGCCCGAGCGGCCGAAGGGAACGGTCTTGAAAACCGTCGTGGCAGCGATGTCACCGTGGGTTCAAATCCCACAGCCTCCGCAGAGGTAGACGTACGAGCAGGTCAGAGCGGGTGCCCCGAGCTTCGGGGCACCCGCTCTGCCTGTTGCCGTCCCACCTTGGCCCGCGTATGGCCCATGGTCGACCAGTGCGTGTGGACCAGGCGTGGACCGGATTCGGGGGTCTACGCGGGTCCGCCCCCTCAAGCCAGTCCGGCTGTGGTGGTCCGGCAATGTCGCCGATAATCGGCCGACGAATCGACGGTGGTGGAGCAAGGTCGACATGAGATCATCTGGCTCAATCAATCCTGGGGGGATGAGATGGACCACGCCTATGTGGCCGCGCAGACGTACTCCACGACAAAATACTTCGAGACCGCAGCCCTCGCGATGCTGGTCGCGGTGGGCTCCCTCTGGTGGGGACGCAACATGCGCCGCACCGGACGCAGCCCGCTGGCCGCACCCGGGAGTGTCGTTGCCGACGGTTCCCTGTCGGGCCTGCGGCCATCACGTCCAAGTACCTCCGCCCGCCTGACGGGCTGGGCGCTTGAGGTCATCGGTTGGTTCGCGGCCGTGGGGTTCGTGGTCAACCTCGGCGAAGCGATCTTGCAAGCGCTCGACTGAGCTTGACTCGGCCAGGGACCTTGGTGTTTCCCGGTGCGGTAGCGCGGCCAGCGGGCAAGCTCGGGACGGTTCGAGGGTCGAGTAGTTGTCGAGATGTCTGTTGTCGCTGCACCCCTTTCCGGCGAGCAGGTTCCGTCTTTGACCGGGCAGATCGCGCGGGCGGGCAACCGGAAGATCGGTCCTACCCGGCCAGTGCCCGCGAGATGCGCTCGTTGTCCTGGTCCTGGCGGCCCTTGATGACCTTCGCGTAGAAGCGGAAGAGGACGGCGACGCTATGCCCGGCACGGCGGGCGACCTCGGTCGGCTCCACGCCCGAGCTGAGCCAGAGGGAGACGCCGGCGTGGCGGAGGGAGTACGGCACCTCGGCGAGCGGGGTCTCGGCGTCCTCGGGGGTGAGCGCCTTCTGCCGAGCTGCCTTCCAGATGTCGGTGTACTCGGTGGAGCGGACGCGCCCGCCGCCCGCGGCACGGAAGAGGCGCCCATCGGCAGCCAGGCCTTGCCGCTTCTTGTGCTCGCGGAGCATTCCGACCAGGACGGGCGGGATCGGTACCGTGCGCGTCGCCTTCCGGGCTCGGCGCTTCAGACCCCGGGTCTCGTACGAGAGCCGGTCGTCGGTCCAACCCGAACCGACCTCGGGGCGGCTCTCCGAGAGGATAAGTTCGCCCCACTGCGTTTCCGGGGCGCCATGCTTCGGCGCCGGGGGGAGTCGGCAGGCTTGGTCGCTCAGGGCGGCGGCCTCGGCGGGGCGCATCGCGGCGTAGTACAGGCAGCCGAAGAACGCCTCAAGGTGCTCGCCGCGTTGGCCCTGCTCGCGTGCGGCGGAGATCAGGCTCCGCGCCTGCTGGGG includes:
- a CDS encoding ATP-binding protein, yielding MSLVVAQEVPTSSTMALPHGPTGVAEARRRMRSDLHAQDVPETVIDDAVLILSELLSNSCRHARPLGDPGDGGETLSGAMYEAVPGTAGPGGSGPRSPRQECGMRAGWAIGTDGLLKVEVTDGGGPTRPRPSSPSLTAHGGRGLGIVGNLALRWGVRDDAPGEVTVWALLAVRGRHARRDDLGTGGTGIGLPRGIPLDLPLDLAESLDDLS
- a CDS encoding glycerophosphodiester phosphodiesterase yields the protein MTHARAVPEAYPVGRPVQVVAHRGASEDVPEHTLAAYRKAIEDGADALECDIRLTADGELVCVHDWRVNRTSNGRGAVSSLELADLAALDFGSWKGQHADPETPERHDLAERSRVLTLRRLLELVADTDRRVELAIETKHPTRWAGQVEERLIDLLHRFGLDRPAPPGEASQVRVMSFSSRSLRRVRLAAPALPTVYLMQYVSPRHRDGRLPAGVRVAGPSMRIVRANPGYVARLHRAGNRVHVWTVDDPADVELCARLGVDAIITNRPRQVLAQLSSLDGSGR
- a CDS encoding trypsin-like peptidase domain-containing protein: MSTENEAGSVPAAESAATAPDGSGPDGASAAQAPVPPAAPPAPAAPAAYDTPAAPAADAPRTEVLPAQAPPPVGPPSPYGPPPAALTQQLPSPAQQPSAPPVPTAAPYGQSGYEAPKPAAYDPPAAPRQPVHDAAPQAAPAPVVPAQAQPYAQQPAYGAEQPSPYGGHGQEQAPQDPYAVPATPAYAAGGQHPQTQPGYGGGGPEGPVWGAPVPTPPEGGPKRRGIGGLVAAVLVAALVAGGVGGGIGYWAAEHNDDNNATSSTTVSDSSSQKALNRAPTSVAGIASKALPRVVTIKASGSQESGTGTGFVYDTQGHILTNNHVVAPAADGGKLTVTFSNGKTYDASVVGRAQGYDVAVVKLKNASGVTLTPLPLGNSDQAAVGDATIAIGAPFGLSGTVTTGIVSAVHRPVASSDGQGAAASYMSAIQTDASINPGNSGGPLLNANGAVIGINSAIQPGGTAQPGTQGGSVGLGFAIPINQAKRVADELIRTGQPVYPVMQVSLDGQYQGDGAKIGGTSDAVTAGGPGAAAGLKPGDVITEFDHTIIDSDETLIGEIWQHQPKDKVTITYTRNGTSHTATVTLGSRVGDTPQ
- a CDS encoding SEC-C domain-containing protein, whose amino-acid sequence is MAKKRATATRSKGAAQAARTAEGAAVPVVGAREPCPCGSGRRYKACHGREAAHAVTELVRRPFEGLPSECDWVALRELVPAATVALTLKEQLPEGVPSVTLGTVLPMAWPGLRRDTGAVLLGLQSDTASGDISRDLADTLTRALVAEPGNPVEGRRPAPDGPRLQDLLDLDAPFVPEVHSGFEYWLEDAETATGEVAASLERANQAAIPTVRLTGVDAAYWCETPEKNHLRWVMPHPEEALLDAMARLHAAGASSLGEGTRLVGSFRAHGLTVPVWDLPVGMGADEVEKPAAAFGERLAETLGRGEPLTAEERRARSGFTNRQITLS